The following are encoded together in the Limanda limanda chromosome 12, fLimLim1.1, whole genome shotgun sequence genome:
- the diras1b gene encoding GTP-binding protein Di-Ras1b, producing the protein MPEQSNDYRVVVFGAGGVGKSSLVLRFVKGTFRDTYIPTVEDTYRQVISCDKSVCTLQITDTTGSHQFPAMQRLSISKGHAFILVYSITSKQSLEELKPIYQQVLAIKGNVEAIPIMLVGNKSDETLREVETKDGEAQANQWKCAFMETSAKTNHNVTELFQELLNLDKKRNMSLNIDGKRSGKQSRAERLKGKCSVM; encoded by the exons ATGCCGGAGCAGAGCAACGACTATCGTGTGGTGGTGTTTGGGGCGGGTGGAGTAGGGAAGAGCTCCCTGGTCCTGCGCTTCGTGAAGGGCACCTTCAGGGACACCTACATCCCCACGGTGGAGGACACCTACCGCCAGGTGATCAGCTGCGACAAGAGCGTGTGCACGCTGCAGATCACCGACACCACGGGGAGCCACCAGTTCCCCGCCATGCAGCGTCTGTCCATCTCCAAAGGCCACGCCTTCATCCTGGTCTACTCCATCACGAGCAAACAGTCCCTGGAGGAGCTCAAACCCATTTAccaacag GTCCTGGCCATAAAGGGCAACGTGGAGGCCATTCCCATCATGCTCGTGGGCAACAAGAGCGACGAGACCCTGCGAGAGGTGGAGACCAAGGATGGCGAGGCCCAGGCCAACCAGTGGAAGTGCGCCTTCATGGAGACATCGGCCAAGACCAACCACAACGTCACCGAGCTCTTCCAAGAGCTCCTCAACCTGGACAAGAAGAGGAACATGAGCCTCAACATCGACGGCAAGCGCTCGGGGAAGCAGTCCCGCGCCGAGAGACTGAAGGGCAAATGCAGCGTAATGTAA